The Halobacillus ihumii genomic sequence CGTTCTTGCATCGTGAAATCCGTCGGGTCAGGGAATCCCCATTTGTCCCGCAGGAGCTGATGGATGTGTTCGGCTAGACCTTCTGCCGTTTCTAAAGCTAATGCTTGCAACGCGTGGCTCTTCAAATATTCCCCTTGTTGTTTCATCTCTAAAGATCGCTCCCTGATTCCTTTACCGGCCGTAACCGAGAAGAAGCCAACATAGTCCATTTCCCCGCTGGATACGGAGCGCAGATAGTCTGCTAAGCAAAGATACGGCTCCTTGTATTGGCGAGGAAAAGTAAAGCGTTCAAGGATCGTCTTTTGAGCAGCAGGATCGTAAATGATTACGTCATCCCCATCAGATTGGGCGGGAAAGAACTGGTAGAGAGCGGACGGCTGGATCCAGTTTTCTTTTTCAGCCTTCAGCAGTAAATCATCGACAACCTCTTTTAACTGGTGAGCTTTGCTATTTCCATCTTCTAATAGTTTGGAAAATCTGCCTTTTAGCCCCAGGTGATGACCAATCAGCATCTGCATGTTAATAAAAGGTTTAATATGAGCAATGGAATAATCGCGTAAAATATGCTGTTCGAAATCGTGCGGCTGGTAAATCGGGACGGTCTTAGAAACGTTTGATACTGGCTTATCAGCTACGGCTGTGGCTGATTGAACCTTGGTTTGCTCACTTCCTCTCGCAATAGCTTTGGCCTGTTTCTCTTTTTGCTGGTGAATTAACAGCTCTCGCTCCTCCCTTTGACTAAGCTGGTTTGCTAGGCCTAGTCCGTCCATAGCGTCCTTTGCATAAAAGACTGTACCTTCATATTGAGGAGCGATTTTTGTATTCGTAAACTTTCTTGATAAGGCAGCGCCGCCCACCAATATCGGCAGATTTATTCGCTGCTGTTTCAGGTCCTGGGCGGTTAATACCATTTGCTGCGCTGACTTGACGAGCAATCCTGATAATCCAATATAGTCAGGTTTTTCCTCATTAATTTGTTTGATTAGCTCAGGCGGAGTAACTTTGATTCCGAGATCGACTACTTCAAATCCATTGTTGCTTAGAATGATATCTACAAGGTTTTTCCCGATGTCGTGCACATCGCCTTTGACGGTCGCAAGAAGGATTTTCCCTTTTTTATTGGACGTATCATCTTTTTCCATATGAGGTTCAAGAAAAGCAACTGAGGTTTTCATTACCTCAGCGCTTTGCAGAACTTCGGCTACAATAAGCTGATTGTCGTTAAATAGGCGTCCAACTTCAGCCATTCCTTCCATAAGTGGTCCATTGATAATTTTTAAAGGGGCAGGGTACGTTTCCAGCGCCTTTTCAAGGTCGGGGAGTAATCCTTCCTTTGTTCCTTCCACAACATAGTGGGCCAATCGTTCGGGTAAACTCATCGTTGCTGTTGGTACTTTGACTTCCTTTTTCTTACCGCGGTAAAAGGCTGTAAAAGATGCGAGTGTGCCATCAGTCGTTTGAAAAAGCAGGTCATTAGCCTGTTTAATTTCTTTTTCAGCTATAGAAGCAAATCGTTCCAGCTTTTCGGTATTTACAATCGCATAATCAAGTCCAGCTTTTGTGCAATGATAAAGATAGACGGCATTGAGAACTTCCCTTCCAACTGGGGGAAGGCCAAAGGAGACATTACTTACCCCTAAAACGGTTTGGCAATTTGGCAGCTGTTTCTTAATTAAACGAATTCCCTCAATCGTTTCGTTAGCAGAGCCGATGTATTGTTCATCACCAGTTCCGACAGGGAAGACGAGCGGGTCAAAAATAATGTCCGTTTCATCAAGACCGTATTCGTCGACTAAAATATTGCGAGAGCGTTTGGCGATCGCAAGTTTCCTCTCGGCTGTAAGCGCCATTCCTTCTTCATCAATAGTCCCGACGACGACGGCGGCACCGTATTGATGTACGAGTGGAAGGACTTCTTTAAAGCGGTCTTCGCCGTCTTCAAGGTTGATCGAATTGATAATCACTTTTCCCTGCGAGTAGGTGAGCGCTTTTTCGATAACGGCCACATCAGTTGAATCGATGATCAGTGGGACCTTCACTTTATTGATGACTTGTTTCATAAATGCTTCCATATCCTCTACTTCATCGCGATCTGGGTCAGCGAGACAAATATCAATCACCTGGGCGCCTTTCTTCACTTGGGCTCTGGCAATTTCCGAAGCTTCTTCAAATTTTCCTTCTGCGATCAACCGTTTGAATTTGCGGGAGCCGATTACGTTGGTTCTCTCACCAATCAGAATCGGGCGGTCATTTTTATCTTCATAAATAAACGGTTCGATTCCTGAAACAGCGTGCGGATGGGACGAGGGTACCTTTCTAGGTTCGATTTCCTTTATAGCCTCTGCAAGTGCTCTTGTATGATCGGGTGTTGTACCACAGCAGCCGCCTACGACATTCAGCCAACCCTTTTCTGCAAAACCGGCAACCTTTATAGCTAGAGATTCAGGTGTTTCGTGATAATGACCTTCTTCATCAGGAAGCCCGGCATTTGGATAACAACTGACAGAGGTGGTAGCAAGCTCTGAAAGTGAACGAACATGATCGCGCATGAATTCCGGACCAGTTGCACAATTTAACCCGACAACAGCAGGTTTCATATGTTCCAGCGATAAATAAAAAGCTTCGATCGACTGCCCTGCAAGTGTAGTGCCCATCGGTTCGATCGTTCCCGAAATCATCAAAGGAAGTGTTTGCTGGAGTGATGTAAAGGCTCGAGTGATTCCAAGGTAGGCCGCTTTTACATTCAGCATATCCTGGGAAGTCTCTAACAAGAGCAGGTCAACTTCACCTTTGATCAATCCTCTTGCTTGCTCTTCATAGGAATCGGCCAACTTTTCAAAAGTTGTTCCTCCTGTCACGGAGAGGGTTTTGGTCGTTGGTCCCATAGCTCCAGCTACGAAACGGGGACGCCCATCTTTTGAAAAGGTACTGGCCGCCTGTTTAGCGATTTGTGCCGCTTTGTAATTAATCTCTTCTGCTAAGTGACCTAACTCATATTCGTCGAGTACGAGATCAGTTGCTCCAAATGTATTTGTTTCAATGATATCTGCGCCCGCCTCCAGGTATTGAACATGAATGTGCTCAAGCACTTCTGGCGCCGTTATATTCAAGTATTCATTACAACCCTCATAGGATTCTCCCCCAAAATCTTCTGCTTCAAGTCCGGCATTTTGCAGCATTGTTCCCATGGCTCCGTCCAATACAAGAATTCGTTTTGCGAGATGTTGTTCAAATAATGTGGCTCCCATTTACAACCTTCCTTTCCTTGTCTGTTTGTGTTTTCTGCTTAATATAATGAGTGAGTTCTTCTGTGATTTCGTATCGTAAAAAGGGTGTGATTAAATAAATCCCGTTAAAATAATTAATTGCAGCATCAATTAAAGATTTTGCAATGGCGATCCCTTCGGCTTGGGATAGCACGGGGTCGTGGCTGCAAGCTTCCATACGCTGTCTAATCTCCGAAGAGAGCGTAATTCCTGGTACTTCATTGTGCAAAAACTCCGCATTACGCGAGCTGATCAATGGCATGATGCCAATATAAATAGGGGCTGATATATGCTTGGTGGCTTCATAGACTTCTTTCAGCTGCTCTTTACTGTAAACTGGCTGACTGATAAAGTAATCTGCGCCATATTTGATCTTTTTTTCTAAACGGCCAACCGCTCGATTAAGGTTTCGAACATTTGGATTAAAAGCTGCTGCAACGGAGAAATTCGTGTTTATTCCAAGTGATTTTCCAGAGAATGAAATTCCTTTATTCAGTTGTTTGATGTAATGAATCAAATCAAATGAAGACAGGTCATAGACGGATGTAGCGCCAGGAAAATCACCGATTTTAGTCGGATCTCCGGTGATAGCAAGGACCTGGGTGATTCCGAGTGTATGCAGTCCCATCAAGTGGGATTGCAGACCAATCAGGTTTCGGTCGCGGCAGGATATATGGACTAACGGATTGATATCGAATTTTTGCTTGATAATGGAGGCGACGGCTGTATTGCAAATTCTCGGGCTGGCGAGTGAATTATCGGCTAATGTCACTGAATCGACGCCAGCTTCTTGGAGCGCCTGCGCCCCTTTTAAATATCGATCGGTAGAGAGACGCTTCGGTGGATCAAGCTCAACAATAATGGACGGTCTTTGCTCAGCTATTTCGTAAAGGTGTGGACGAGTATCTTTATGCTCTTCAGGGGAAGCCGGAGCCTTTTCCTGAATAGAAATGCTCTTCTGTTCGATTGGCTTGATACCTTTTACTTCGTTCGCAATTGCAGCAATATGCTCGGGTGTCGTTCCGCAGCAGCCCCCTATAAGTCTGGCTCCTTGTTCATAAAGGGCGCGGGCACTTGCTTTAAAATAATTCGCATCTGTTTTGTAAACAAATCTGCCATCTTGGTAAGCTGGCAAGCTAGCATTCGGGTAGGCAGAAAGTACGGCTCTTTCTGGAAGAGGGACACTCTCTAATGCCTGGACCATGTGGTAAGGTCCCAATCTGCAATTGACCCCAATTACATCAGCCCCTGCTTTTTCTATGATTGCTAAAGCTTCAGCAAGGGAGGTGCCTTCCTGAAGTACACCTGGTTCATGCATGGACACTTGGGCGATAATCGGGAGAGTGGTTTCTTTTCTAGCAATTTCTAAAACGGTTATAAGTTCTTCCAGGTCATAAAACGTTTCTAGTAAAATTCCATCAACTTCTTCAAACAACAAACAGTAAAGCTGCTCACGAAAGGTTCGTTTGATTTCTTCCAGGGAGACGGCTTGTTTTTTAATGCCGCGTATTCCTCCGATGGTACCCACTACATAGGTATTGTCTGTTGCTGCTTGTTTAGCTAGTCTGACAGCTGCTGTATTGATTTCTTTTACTTTATCCTCTAACCCATAACGTGCTAGTTTAATATAATTGGCTCCATATGTATTCGTTTGAATAATGTCAGCACCAGCATTAACATACGCCTGGTGAACATACAGGACTTCGTCAGGATGGGAAAGGTTTAACTCCTCAAAGCACTGGTCAATGCCGTAAGAGTAAAGCAATGTTCCCATAGCACCGTCGCCTACTACAGTTTTGTCTTGAAGGGCTTCTCTCAGGTTCATACTGTTCCTCCTGTTCTCAATTAAGGTATGGGATCGATTCCAAATATCTGCTATTTCCCTTGTAATTTATTCAGCGTCTGATCGAGATCCGCGATCAGATCGTCTATACTTTCAATGCCAACTGAAAACCGCAGCAGCCGATTACACACACCATAGTTTTTCCGCTTATCCTCTGGTATGTCGGCGTGAGTCTGAGTTG encodes the following:
- the metH gene encoding methionine synthase, giving the protein MGATLFEQHLAKRILVLDGAMGTMLQNAGLEAEDFGGESYEGCNEYLNITAPEVLEHIHVQYLEAGADIIETNTFGATDLVLDEYELGHLAEEINYKAAQIAKQAASTFSKDGRPRFVAGAMGPTTKTLSVTGGTTFEKLADSYEEQARGLIKGEVDLLLLETSQDMLNVKAAYLGITRAFTSLQQTLPLMISGTIEPMGTTLAGQSIEAFYLSLEHMKPAVVGLNCATGPEFMRDHVRSLSELATTSVSCYPNAGLPDEEGHYHETPESLAIKVAGFAEKGWLNVVGGCCGTTPDHTRALAEAIKEIEPRKVPSSHPHAVSGIEPFIYEDKNDRPILIGERTNVIGSRKFKRLIAEGKFEEASEIARAQVKKGAQVIDICLADPDRDEVEDMEAFMKQVINKVKVPLIIDSTDVAVIEKALTYSQGKVIINSINLEDGEDRFKEVLPLVHQYGAAVVVGTIDEEGMALTAERKLAIAKRSRNILVDEYGLDETDIIFDPLVFPVGTGDEQYIGSANETIEGIRLIKKQLPNCQTVLGVSNVSFGLPPVGREVLNAVYLYHCTKAGLDYAIVNTEKLERFASIAEKEIKQANDLLFQTTDGTLASFTAFYRGKKKEVKVPTATMSLPERLAHYVVEGTKEGLLPDLEKALETYPAPLKIINGPLMEGMAEVGRLFNDNQLIVAEVLQSAEVMKTSVAFLEPHMEKDDTSNKKGKILLATVKGDVHDIGKNLVDIILSNNGFEVVDLGIKVTPPELIKQINEEKPDYIGLSGLLVKSAQQMVLTAQDLKQQRINLPILVGGAALSRKFTNTKIAPQYEGTVFYAKDAMDGLGLANQLSQREERELLIHQQKEKQAKAIARGSEQTKVQSATAVADKPVSNVSKTVPIYQPHDFEQHILRDYSIAHIKPFINMQMLIGHHLGLKGRFSKLLEDGNSKAHQLKEVVDDLLLKAEKENWIQPSALYQFFPAQSDGDDVIIYDPAAQKTILERFTFPRQYKEPYLCLADYLRSVSSGEMDYVGFFSVTAGKGIRERSLEMKQQGEYLKSHALQALALETAEGLAEHIHQLLRDKWGFPDPTDFTMQERFSAKYQGQRYSFGYPACPDLDDQKKLFQLIRPEKIGIELTEECMMEPEASVTAMVFAHPEARYFNVH
- a CDS encoding bifunctional homocysteine S-methyltransferase/methylenetetrahydrofolate reductase; translation: MNLREALQDKTVVGDGAMGTLLYSYGIDQCFEELNLSHPDEVLYVHQAYVNAGADIIQTNTYGANYIKLARYGLEDKVKEINTAAVRLAKQAATDNTYVVGTIGGIRGIKKQAVSLEEIKRTFREQLYCLLFEEVDGILLETFYDLEELITVLEIARKETTLPIIAQVSMHEPGVLQEGTSLAEALAIIEKAGADVIGVNCRLGPYHMVQALESVPLPERAVLSAYPNASLPAYQDGRFVYKTDANYFKASARALYEQGARLIGGCCGTTPEHIAAIANEVKGIKPIEQKSISIQEKAPASPEEHKDTRPHLYEIAEQRPSIIVELDPPKRLSTDRYLKGAQALQEAGVDSVTLADNSLASPRICNTAVASIIKQKFDINPLVHISCRDRNLIGLQSHLMGLHTLGITQVLAITGDPTKIGDFPGATSVYDLSSFDLIHYIKQLNKGISFSGKSLGINTNFSVAAAFNPNVRNLNRAVGRLEKKIKYGADYFISQPVYSKEQLKEVYEATKHISAPIYIGIMPLISSRNAEFLHNEVPGITLSSEIRQRMEACSHDPVLSQAEGIAIAKSLIDAAINYFNGIYLITPFLRYEITEELTHYIKQKTQTDKERKVVNGSHII